A stretch of DNA from Salinibaculum sp. SYNS191:
TTGGGGCGTCTCCGTGTCGATACTCGCAGCGAACTCTTTCGCTTCCTCGACGGTTGCTTGCGAATGTGCCGGTGTCTCGCCGGTGAGCACGTTCACCGGGGTTTCCGTCTCGTCGGTGAACAGGACGTCTTTGAAGGTGTGTGTTCCGAGGATCGCCTCGGGATCCAATTCGCAGTCGTGAAACGGGTCGTCGTCTGAGGTCATCGAATCACGAGCCTATGGCGGGGCTCACCCATTCCGCCCCCTGACAAACAGGCAGCACTACCCCTGACTATCCTCTCGCAAACACTTACCTCAAACAGGCTTCAAAAACAGTCCACCACAGAGTTCGATGCTTCACGAACACATCCATGATGCCCTCGATGCCTTAGAAGAACGGGACGGTCAATCAAGACTCACTCCGCAGGACGACCAATTCGACGTCTTGGTCAGCATCATCGCTGACGAAACCTCAATCAGCCCTGACGAACTACGGATCTCTGAACAAAAGTTCAAAGACGAAGTCGAGGATATCCTCGAAGACATTTCCGACTCGGATGACCCGATCTCCGATTTTCATTCCAGCCTCCACAAACTCAAAGCTGACGTCGAAGACCGATACCAAGAATACACGATTCTCTTCCCTTGGAATTTCCGAGAGAAAGACGCCGAAGGATTCACTCACCCCGTTGAGATTCTCGGCGTCGAATTCCGTTTAACAGCGAAACAAGTCTGGGACGACTATGTCGAACAGGCATCAGAGGAAAGCACGTTCGACAAATTCCTCGAAGAAGTACCTACTAAGCGCCACCACGAATCGCCTTTCAGTCATCATCGGTACTGGGAGGCAGAAGTTGAAGCAGCCGATCCACAATACGCCGTGAACCGTGTGGAAACAGCGTTGAAGACCCTGATGGGGAAGATCACGTACTCGGCATACTTCGCATCCACTCCTAATACGTTCCGTTCAACGACGTGGAAGTACGGGATTACAGAACTACAAGCACCGGTCTGCTACATCGTTTTGGAAGACAGTGAATACCTTCACTACTACGTCTCATACGACTACCGGCCCCGCCAAACATTCAAATTCAGGGCAGGAATGGGGTATGCCTTCGAAGAACTCTACAACGAACTCCCCAATTTCAACGGAGAGCTTTCCACAATCGAGGAGCACCTCGGCACAGCATTGCGAGCCTTCCAATCCGGTATGTCGAAACCTAGGCCGACACAGTCATTCCTCGAGTTCTGGCGGGCCTTAGAAGCTGCCACACTCTCCCAAGAGGAGGAATACTCAGCAGCCGCTCCACTTGAACGAAGTACGGCAGCCTTGCTACCGGAGGACCGTGACCTCGCTGAGAAACGGATCGAGCTCTTAGCCGACAAACGCAACGACCTGATCCACGGCGGCAAAGAAGTCGAAGTCACAGAAGGCGACCGAGTCTACCTGAAAAACCTCTGTGAAGCGTCTATCCGATTCGTCGCCAATGAAAGGGAGAACCACTCATTCGAGGAGTTGCAGTTCTTGTTCGAGTACGGAGCAAAATCTGACGACAACATCCTACAGGCACAGGCAGAGCGTGAACGTCAAATCACGGAAAAGCGGGGGGAGATCGAGGGGCACGAACACGACCTCAAACTGCTGGAGAAACTGGAAGAAATGAGAGAAAACGCCGAATCTCAGGAATAATTGGTGTCAGACAAGTCAACTTGACCCTCCATCCTCGTTTATCACCTCCCTCATCAACTCGACGTACTCTTCATCTCACGGAGGATCCACGACTGGATCGCCCCGTACTCCTATCGGGGGCGATTAACCGACGCGAGAGGTGCCTCCCGAGGCGTGGTCGGCGACGCCAGTTAGGAGTCTGCGTGGGCGTCCGCTCCGGCTCCGTCGCCCGGCCGCGTGAGAAGGCTCACCTCCTCCAAGAGGTCTCTCGCGGCCTCGACTCGCTCTCGATCCGCGTCGTCTAATCGGTCGACGTCGAGTCGGTTGAGATTGCTGAGTATACGATGCATCCGATAGCCCTGTTTGAACTCTTGCTCCATCGGAAGCGCCTCACCGCTCGCCGGCGCGGAAAGACGCCCCATCGAGATTGGCGTCGGGCTTGCAGGAGCTCGCGGCCTTAACCAACAAACCCCGACGGTACTCGCAGGCTGTTGGTGAATCGATGCCCAGCACTGGCCTTACTCGAGATTGGGGCCGTAGCGAGCCGAGCCACACACCCGGCACTCCCAGATCGGTTGCCCCGTCCACGCCTCATCCGGGACCGACTCGTGGGTCTTGAACCGATGGTCGGTCGCCCGTCCACAGGTTTGACAGTCGAGTTCCTGCGTCGTCGGTACCGACGACGCCTGGCGATCAGCCGCAGCCTCGCCACTGGATTCGGTCAACGCCATCGCTGGGACCAGCCACACCGCGTCGTCGGCGCCGTCGAGGACCGCGTCGAGACGCGACGCGTCGCGGATGCCGTCCCCACGCTGGTCGTAGAGCCGCGTCGGGGGCTGCTCCTGACGCTCCGACGCTTCCTGCCCGTTCCACCCACTCCGGTCACGGGCAGCACTGAGAAGCCGCTCTCCCTCCTCTGACGCCACCTGTACCGCGGCGGGGAGTGAGGGCCACTGCTCGGCCAGCTGGCGCGCTGGCGCCTCGTCGAGATCGTAGATGAGCGTGTAGTCGTCGACGGCCGGATCCGCCTCGTTGGCAGAGAGGAGGTTCGCCGCGGCGCCGCCTTTCGCCACGGCGCCGTAGAACGTGGTCGACTCGACGACCAGATGGACGATGCCGAGGAACGTCGTCGACGCTGCCTCGTTCGTGCTAGTGGCGTCACCTCCGAGATGGTTAGAGAGACAGAACCGGCATTTCGTCTGGCCGTCTGGGACTGACGCCCCACAGGACCGGCACTCGCCATCGGCGGGCGTCGGCGCATCAGGGTAGCCACCAGAGCTCGTCGCGACGCGTTGCCGCCGGGGGGCACCCTCACACCCCTCGTCCAGCCTCGTGTCCGGAATGTGGGACGCTTCGCCGGTCGGCCGCAGTTCCTCAAAGTCGGAGTAACGACCGTTCATAGGGCAGTCTACAGAGAACATGGCTCGTCTTCGTGTTTAAATCGTAGCGTGGATAGACCGATGTGCAGTACAGACGGAGAGACAGTGATCGCCTCAGGCGACCTGTTCCTCCAACGTATCCCGGTGCGCCCGAACAGTCGCCTTCGAGGCGTTCGCCACGTCCGCGGCCTCGGATTGCGTCAGCCATCGGCCCTCTTCGCGACCGGCCTTGTAGAGGCAGGCCGCGGCGAACCCGGCCGGATGGACGCCCGTCGTGACGCCGCGCTCCTCGGCCTGTTCCGCGAGGGCTCGGGCCCGCTGTCGGATCTCGTCCGGACACTCGAGGTCTGAGGCGAGCCGTGGCACGAACATACTGGGGGAGACGGGCTCAGCAGGGAGGCCCAGCTCTTCGTTCAGCGTTTTGTACGCGTTCGTGACCCGTGACTCCGCGACGCGGGCCATCTCGCTGACGTCATCCACCAACCGCGAGAGGCCGTTGCACCGGCAGGCTCCGTAGACGCTGGCCGCGGCGATCGCCTCGATGGATCTGCCACGAAGCAGATCCTCGTTCTGGGCGCTCCGGAAGAGCTGACACGCCTGGTCGCGAACCGAATCGGAGAGCTCGAGGGCACTTGTCAACCGACGCACTTCGCCCAGGCCGTGGGCGAGATTCCGTTCCGCTTTCGACCGCCAGCGCCCCCGGGTCTGCTCACGGCGCATCCGTGCGAGTCGCCGTCGCTTCTGCCCAGAGATCTCGTTCCCCTTGGCATCGGTGCCGCGACCGATTTCCGTCGACAGGCCGCGATCGTGGCGAGCCGCTGTAAGTGGGGCGCCCGTTCGTTCACACTCCTCGTCGTCGTACGCCCGCCACTCCGGCCCGTTATCGATACGCTGTTCGTCGATGACCAGGCCACAGTCCTCGCAGACCGTTTCGACTGCGTTCGTCGTGACCCGGCCGTCGCACTCGGGGCATTGGTTTGCGCTCGACTCAGCTCGGGCGTCTTCGTCGAATCCGCTCTCGTAGATGTCTCTGGTTGCCATCGTTCTCACCGTGTTCAGGGAACCCGCCAGTACAGCGAGCCCCTCACCCATTGAGGGGCAAATAAACGCTATCGAGTACGGAATTCGGTCCTGGGGGTTGTGGCACTGAATACAGTGCTTGACTCCTAAACCGGCGTAGGTAACGTACTCCAAGCGGAATTTTCTACGCGTTCTTATTCCCGGAGATGCGACGGCTCATACAGCCCTGCCGAAGCGACGGATAGGCTGTATACTCTACACCGACAGCATCCAACTCCTCGATCAGGATTTCGGACTCGCGCTCATCCCACGCAGGTGCCACCGCGTCCAGCACCCCCCGTTCAACGACCAGGACAACGTCATCAGTCGGTGGGTAATGCGAGTCCCGATCCGCTACGGTCTCATCCTCGCCGCACTCCCATTCACGGATACTCGCGTCCGGGAGGTTCACAACTACGGACAACTCGGTGTCCGCCTCGTCGACCTCGTCCTCGTCGACGCTGTCCCGATCGAACACGATATCGCCGTACACGAACCGGGAATCCTCATCGTCATCGTCGAGGTCATCCTCGTCCTCAGGGGCCTCCTCGTTCTCAGTCTTCTCCTCACTGTCAGATTCGGTGGGTTTCTCTGCCGGCTCCGCAGGCTCAAACCCGTCACCGTCGGTCGGCTGCTCCGGCTCAACGGGCGGATCCTCCCGGATCTCCTCCGGAACCTCTGGGTCTTCCTTGCTGCCCTCGTCGTTATCGTCGGGACTGACATCGTCACCATCCTCCGCGTCCTCGTCAGGTGTCTCACCATCTACAGGCGGCGAACCACTCCCCGACGCAGCACCGGCGGCAGCTGCCGCAGCACCCGCCACTCCGCCCGTGATACCGGCCTGCACCGTC
This window harbors:
- a CDS encoding transcription initiation factor IIB family protein, giving the protein MATRDIYESGFDEDARAESSANQCPECDGRVTTNAVETVCEDCGLVIDEQRIDNGPEWRAYDDEECERTGAPLTAARHDRGLSTEIGRGTDAKGNEISGQKRRRLARMRREQTRGRWRSKAERNLAHGLGEVRRLTSALELSDSVRDQACQLFRSAQNEDLLRGRSIEAIAAASVYGACRCNGLSRLVDDVSEMARVAESRVTNAYKTLNEELGLPAEPVSPSMFVPRLASDLECPDEIRQRARALAEQAEERGVTTGVHPAGFAAACLYKAGREEGRWLTQSEAADVANASKATVRAHRDTLEEQVA